A window of Metabacillus sp. B2-18 contains these coding sequences:
- a CDS encoding VOC family protein, which produces MNRLNLITLGVKDMIESLHFYREGLGFEVLVYGDESNPDVIFFKNSGTKISLFPIDRLVKDISTERPLELGRGFGGITLAYNGKSKEEVDEIFTLAKKAGAKVMKEPETVFWGGYSGYFQDPNGYYWEVAYGDNWEFDENDMLVIGDK; this is translated from the coding sequence ATGAATCGTTTAAATTTAATTACATTGGGTGTAAAGGATATGATAGAATCACTTCATTTTTACCGTGAAGGACTAGGATTTGAAGTCTTAGTATATGGAGATGAATCAAATCCTGACGTTATTTTCTTTAAGAATTCAGGAACAAAAATCTCATTGTTTCCAATCGATAGGTTAGTAAAAGATATTAGTACAGAAAGGCCACTAGAATTAGGGAGGGGATTTGGAGGAATCACGCTTGCTTATAACGGAAAGTCAAAAGAAGAAGTTGATGAGATATTTACTTTAGCAAAAAAAGCTGGAGCTAAAGTTATGAAGGAGCCAGAAACTGTATTTTGGGGTGGTTATAGTGGCTATTTTCAAGACCCAAATGGATACTATTGGGAAGTTGCTTATGGAGATAATTGGGAATTTGATGAGAATGATATGTTAGTTATTGGTGATAAATAA
- a CDS encoding type 1 glutamine amidotransferase family protein has protein sequence MQTKKVFLYVFNTMSDWEYGYLIAELDTGRYFKKDIEPLKVVTVGANKEMITTMGGLSIKPDISLDECTLESKDLLILPGGTTWNEEIHQPILERIGQALKLGTIVAAICGATEALANMGYLDTRKHTSNNLEYTKMVCPNYKGEKFYEVGSAVTDANLVTASGIAPLEFTMEVLKKLDVFAPDTLHSWYNLNKTHKPEYFYQLMNSINS, from the coding sequence ATGCAAACAAAAAAAGTTTTTCTATATGTATTTAATACAATGTCGGACTGGGAATATGGATATTTAATTGCTGAACTAGACACAGGAAGATATTTTAAAAAAGATATAGAACCTTTAAAAGTAGTTACAGTAGGAGCTAATAAGGAAATGATTACTACGATGGGGGGACTGAGCATAAAACCAGATATTTCCCTTGATGAGTGTACTCTTGAGAGTAAAGATCTTTTAATTTTACCAGGAGGGACTACTTGGAATGAAGAAATTCATCAACCTATCTTGGAAAGAATTGGCCAAGCTTTAAAGCTTGGCACTATTGTTGCTGCAATTTGTGGTGCAACTGAGGCTCTTGCGAATATGGGATACTTAGATACTAGAAAGCATACAAGTAATAATTTAGAATACACTAAAATGGTATGTCCTAACTATAAAGGAGAAAAGTTCTATGAGGTGGGATCTGCGGTAACTGATGCGAATTTAGTTACTGCATCAGGAATAGCTCCTCTGGAATTTACGATGGAAGTACTGAAAAAATTAGATGTATTTGCACCAGATACATTACATTCATGGTATAACCTAAATAAGACTCATAAACCTGAATACTTCTACCAGTTAATGAATTCAATAAATAGCTGA
- a CDS encoding helix-turn-helix transcriptional regulator — translation MPKIDNMLAILWMLRSGEKITAKQISEKLEMNIRTVYRYIDTISTSGVPIISEPGHNGGYTLLNNFIEAPLFFDFEEQTSLFHAAVFAEEAGYYGGEALNRAISKLSKYSNQEQETKINKHLTSLEVISRLSSLSVEPFLKELEQAVADGYSVKIFYHKTGEKQLNYRLVDPYRIIYWNNKWYVIGFCHLRNDIRSFRVDRIESLMLTENKFNRPENFSARDFFMKNLLPTLEDKEGITSLIINGNESTLNDVCQHWFLGHYLQERTSNQAVFLLEKDMIHTYVPYLLLPYNKSIKVIEPISLKKRLIEVLSELIKFHQV, via the coding sequence ATGCCTAAAATTGACAATATGTTAGCAATTCTATGGATGCTTCGTTCAGGTGAAAAAATTACTGCAAAACAAATTTCAGAAAAGTTAGAGATGAATATAAGGACTGTGTATCGTTATATTGATACAATTTCAACAAGTGGTGTACCTATAATTTCTGAACCAGGACATAACGGTGGATATACTTTATTGAACAATTTTATTGAGGCTCCTCTTTTTTTTGATTTTGAGGAGCAAACTTCACTATTTCACGCTGCTGTTTTTGCAGAAGAAGCCGGATATTATGGAGGTGAAGCACTAAATAGGGCCATTTCAAAACTAAGTAAATACTCAAATCAAGAGCAGGAAACAAAGATAAACAAACATTTAACTAGTCTTGAAGTAATAAGTCGATTAAGTTCACTCTCTGTGGAACCTTTTTTGAAAGAGTTGGAGCAGGCCGTAGCTGACGGGTACTCAGTAAAAATTTTTTACCATAAAACTGGAGAAAAGCAATTAAATTATAGATTGGTCGATCCGTACAGAATTATCTATTGGAATAATAAGTGGTATGTGATTGGATTTTGTCATCTTAGGAATGATATCCGTAGTTTTAGAGTAGATCGAATTGAAAGTCTAATGTTAACCGAAAATAAGTTTAACCGGCCAGAAAATTTTTCAGCACGTGACTTTTTTATGAAAAACCTCCTTCCAACTTTAGAAGATAAGGAAGGGATTACTTCATTAATTATTAATGGAAATGAAAGTACGCTGAATGATGTTTGCCAACATTGGTTTTTAGGACATTATTTACAAGAACGGACTTCAAATCAAGCAGTTTTTCTTCTTGAAAAAGATATGATACATACATATGTTCCTTATTTACTTTTACCGTACAATAAATCTATTAAAGTTATTGAGCCAATAAGTCTAAAGAAAAGACTTATTGAAGTTCTGTCGGAATTAATAAAATTTCATCAAGTATGA
- a CDS encoding GNAT family N-acetyltransferase translates to MIRIATFTDISSITNLKQKMFKEVGMEDLLRDDFVQVVDKIYEELYVLEKAIHFVVERNNEIIACAGAFIKEDIPYCFYKENQYGFIGDVYVDPKFRNQGYARKLTNEVLEWFSKREIHTIRLLASDNARKLYKTLGFTETDQMILRR, encoded by the coding sequence ATGATAAGAATTGCAACTTTTACAGATATTTCTTCAATAACAAACCTAAAACAAAAAATGTTTAAAGAAGTGGGTATGGAAGACCTTCTCAGAGATGATTTTGTTCAGGTAGTTGATAAGATATATGAAGAATTATATGTTTTAGAGAAAGCAATTCACTTTGTAGTAGAACGCAACAATGAAATAATTGCATGTGCTGGCGCGTTCATAAAAGAAGATATTCCATATTGTTTTTATAAAGAAAACCAGTACGGATTTATTGGAGATGTTTATGTAGATCCAAAATTTAGAAATCAAGGTTATGCACGTAAGTTAACAAATGAAGTGTTAGAATGGTTTTCAAAAAGAGAAATTCATACAATCCGATTATTAGCAAGTGATAATGCAAGAAAACTATACAAAACACTAGGGTTTACTGAAACTGATCAAATGATATTGCGAAGATAG
- a CDS encoding aspartyl-phosphate phosphatase Spo0E family protein, with protein sequence MKLPLIYKQIPPSNDLLIKINSLRSELIEIGLLIGLNHPITISLSQKLDNLITEYQKNQISRE encoded by the coding sequence ATGAAACTTCCACTAATATACAAACAAATACCACCTTCTAATGACCTACTAATTAAGATTAACTCCCTCAGAAGTGAACTCATAGAAATTGGACTACTTATTGGCTTGAACCACCCTATAACGATTTCTCTTAGTCAAAAATTAGACAATTTAATCACTGAGTACCAGAAAAACCAAATTTCCAGAGAATAA
- a CDS encoding methyl-accepting chemotaxis protein has product MMKKFKNRFSSLRIKMLLVFVPIILLSTISITTLSFMDTKKEVSDVTRLSVNNELNAISEKMKNEIASHEKVAEGIIALYQSKGTSLSKEDYRIFLEEMIPLNANTLGAGIWIEPYLYDEKEKFFGPYVYKDGKNVVYTEDYEDPAYDYHNTDWYLAGKNAEKGKVTWTEPYFDETMGITMITAALPIVDNEKVIGVVTADYDLSTIQHMIAEQKFEKTGFFYMLDSTGMIISHPDGQKVMNESILDDQGLKTFGEKVISTESGTELIQRNDHEWEAYYKTFPSTGWKLVANAPTSELYEAVQKLLYKSMMISFIILVFAVLVIFIFTDRFSNRIKEFVHQIGFLAEGDLKHPINVKSNDEIGEMGTHYNNALEKLKEMIYKMNDTSQLVASSSEELSASAEETSKSITEVANSIQFVATNNTEQTKFVNTMNKNTTDIIEKMNNIAETIESVKEHSSATSRLAHDGNDNVQDVKKQMNEINLTVTKSSDAINELSEKSKKIEEIVSMITSIAAQTNLLALNAAIEAARAGEHGKGFAVVADEVRKLAEQSSNASCEITSLILEIQEGIHGSVQMMDSSTESTKSGIQVVEATGDAFHNISSSINDVSNRIDHTYQLLMEIVKETNSLKEVANAINDISISNDESAQSVSAATEQQSAIMEQVAAATEELSRMSSELQNEINQFKI; this is encoded by the coding sequence ATGATGAAAAAGTTTAAAAACAGATTTTCTAGTCTAAGGATAAAGATGCTTTTAGTTTTTGTACCGATTATTTTACTATCAACTATTTCTATTACTACTTTAAGCTTTATGGATACAAAAAAAGAAGTATCAGACGTAACAAGGTTAAGTGTTAACAACGAATTAAATGCCATTTCAGAGAAAATGAAAAATGAAATTGCCTCTCATGAAAAAGTAGCTGAGGGTATTATCGCTCTTTATCAATCAAAAGGAACTTCATTATCAAAAGAGGATTATCGCATATTCTTAGAAGAAATGATTCCACTAAATGCAAACACTTTAGGAGCAGGTATATGGATAGAACCATATCTATATGATGAAAAAGAAAAGTTTTTCGGTCCCTACGTTTATAAAGATGGAAAAAACGTTGTCTACACTGAAGACTATGAAGACCCAGCATATGATTATCATAATACTGATTGGTATCTTGCAGGTAAAAATGCTGAAAAAGGAAAAGTCACTTGGACAGAACCCTATTTTGATGAAACAATGGGAATTACTATGATTACAGCTGCCTTGCCTATAGTTGATAATGAAAAAGTCATTGGTGTTGTAACAGCTGATTATGATTTATCAACCATTCAACATATGATAGCTGAACAAAAGTTTGAAAAAACAGGATTTTTCTATATGTTAGATTCAACTGGTATGATCATCTCCCATCCTGATGGTCAAAAAGTGATGAATGAATCAATTTTAGATGACCAAGGCCTAAAGACATTTGGAGAAAAGGTAATAAGCACAGAATCAGGTACTGAACTTATTCAACGAAACGATCATGAATGGGAAGCATATTATAAAACGTTTCCTTCAACAGGTTGGAAGCTAGTAGCAAACGCTCCAACTAGCGAACTATATGAGGCAGTTCAAAAGCTATTATACAAGTCTATGATGATATCTTTTATTATATTAGTTTTTGCTGTTCTTGTTATTTTTATTTTTACAGATCGTTTTTCAAATCGTATCAAAGAATTTGTTCATCAAATAGGATTTTTAGCTGAAGGTGATCTTAAACACCCCATAAATGTTAAATCTAATGATGAAATTGGGGAAATGGGCACTCACTATAACAATGCCCTGGAAAAACTAAAAGAAATGATTTATAAAATGAATGACACAAGCCAATTAGTTGCATCCAGTTCTGAAGAATTATCTGCAAGTGCGGAAGAAACTAGTAAGTCCATTACAGAGGTAGCAAATTCAATACAATTTGTAGCAACTAACAATACAGAACAAACAAAATTTGTAAATACGATGAATAAAAATACCACTGACATTATTGAAAAAATGAATAACATTGCAGAAACAATCGAGAGTGTAAAAGAGCATTCATCAGCAACTTCAAGATTAGCACATGATGGAAACGATAATGTCCAAGATGTAAAAAAACAAATGAATGAGATCAATCTAACTGTTACTAAATCTTCAGATGCTATAAATGAATTAAGTGAAAAATCTAAAAAGATAGAAGAAATTGTGTCTATGATTACATCAATTGCAGCACAAACAAATCTACTAGCATTAAATGCAGCCATTGAAGCAGCAAGAGCAGGAGAGCATGGAAAAGGTTTTGCCGTAGTAGCTGATGAGGTCCGAAAGCTTGCAGAACAATCGAGTAATGCTTCTTGCGAAATTACTAGTTTAATTCTAGAAATTCAGGAAGGAATTCATGGTTCAGTTCAGATGATGGATTCTAGTACAGAATCAACAAAATCTGGTATACAAGTAGTAGAGGCAACTGGAGATGCATTCCATAATATATCTTCATCTATTAACGATGTTAGTAACCGAATCGATCATACTTATCAATTGCTTATGGAAATTGTTAAAGAAACAAACTCGCTAAAAGAAGTAGCAAATGCAATTAATGACATTTCAATCTCAAATGATGAAAGTGCACAAAGTGTTTCAGCCGCGACTGAACAGCAATCTGCTATTATGGAACAGGTAGCAGCAGCAACAGAAGAATTATCAAGAATGTCGAGTGAGCTACAGAATGAAATCAATCAATTTAAAATTTAA
- a CDS encoding DNA alkylation repair protein has protein sequence MDEKNDTEIKRSSKAENIILQINSKTKLGDLRKIAKDIKKDHELAMELWSTEEFLPRLFAILIMDKKLLSQDVLNKLDKDMQTHSFDERNNLMDWLMANQLTKDKKKIALMESWENSPSALQRRAFWYYQGRLRWTGQTPPDNTADLLSALEANITQEEPEVQWAMNFTAGWIGVYDEKNRARCIKLGEKTGLYKDEVVAKGCTPSYLPEFIKIEVNKRHTI, from the coding sequence ATGGATGAAAAAAATGATACAGAAATAAAGCGATCTTCAAAAGCAGAAAACATTATACTTCAGATCAATAGTAAAACTAAGCTAGGTGACTTACGAAAAATCGCGAAGGATATTAAAAAAGATCACGAACTAGCTATGGAACTTTGGTCTACCGAAGAGTTTTTGCCTAGACTATTCGCAATCTTAATTATGGATAAAAAACTTCTTTCACAAGATGTGCTAAATAAGCTTGATAAGGATATGCAGACTCACTCTTTTGATGAGAGAAATAACTTAATGGATTGGTTAATGGCTAATCAGCTCACCAAAGACAAGAAGAAAATTGCATTGATGGAGTCATGGGAAAATAGTCCTTCAGCTCTTCAAAGGCGAGCTTTCTGGTATTATCAAGGACGATTGAGATGGACTGGACAAACACCGCCTGATAACACCGCAGACTTGCTATCTGCATTAGAAGCTAATATTACGCAGGAAGAACCGGAAGTTCAATGGGCTATGAATTTCACCGCAGGCTGGATAGGCGTCTATGATGAAAAGAATCGTGCACGTTGTATTAAACTTGGTGAGAAAACGGGTCTTTACAAAGATGAAGTAGTAGCAAAAGGATGTACTCCCAGCTATTTGCCGGAGTTCATTAAGATTGAAGTTAACAAACGACATACTATTTAA
- a CDS encoding histidine kinase dimerization/phospho-acceptor domain-containing protein, with amino-acid sequence MYQLINSLLIDLLLILTVILIVNIINWNSSSMIGKKHYALLMVGSILIILNISLSVHMSNGFYYDLRFIPFLLAGFYGGRRVLFPLAALLISYRLFLYGGDEGFIGTLICTCISTIAIQYISPKLYKKRILRKVFMLTLLSFFYSILAFLVPSILFGFNNVPIYIAYSIILSGSTFFVTYLCELLINNYIYQQQHVKYAKLETVSHLAASISHEVKNPLTSVKGFLQLALEEKNLPIHVNKYISTALSEAERASDIITQYLTFAKPQQEILIILDIETEIRNTIELILPLANSNCVETFLDFRHKHNIIGDPSKFKQVLLNVFKNAIEAMEDGGTLSIMTSEKTI; translated from the coding sequence ATGTATCAATTAATTAATAGTCTTCTGATTGATCTTCTTTTAATTTTAACAGTGATTCTTATTGTTAATATTATTAATTGGAATTCAAGTTCGATGATAGGTAAAAAGCATTATGCCCTTCTTATGGTCGGTTCAATTTTAATAATATTGAATATTTCCCTATCCGTTCATATGAGTAATGGTTTCTATTACGACTTACGATTTATCCCTTTCTTATTAGCTGGATTTTATGGTGGCAGACGCGTTTTATTTCCTTTAGCTGCACTACTTATTTCATACCGTTTGTTTCTATATGGTGGCGACGAAGGTTTTATAGGAACACTCATTTGTACTTGTATTTCAACGATAGCCATACAGTATATCTCTCCAAAATTGTATAAAAAACGAATACTGAGAAAAGTTTTTATGCTTACTTTACTATCATTCTTTTATTCGATTTTAGCATTTCTTGTTCCATCAATTTTATTTGGGTTTAATAATGTTCCAATTTATATTGCTTATTCAATAATTCTTTCTGGATCTACATTTTTTGTTACCTATCTTTGCGAATTACTTATAAATAACTATATCTACCAACAACAGCATGTTAAGTATGCTAAATTAGAAACAGTAAGTCATCTAGCAGCAAGTATCAGCCACGAGGTTAAAAACCCCCTTACATCCGTAAAAGGATTTTTACAGTTAGCTCTGGAAGAAAAGAACCTGCCAATACATGTTAACAAATATATATCAACAGCACTTTCAGAGGCAGAACGTGCGTCTGATATTATTACTCAATATCTAACTTTTGCTAAACCACAACAAGAAATCCTAATAATTCTCGATATTGAAACAGAGATTAGAAATACTATAGAACTAATTCTTCCCTTAGCTAATAGTAACTGTGTTGAAACATTCCTTGATTTCCGCCATAAACATAATATTATTGGAGATCCAAGCAAGTTTAAACAAGTCCTTCTTAACGTCTTTAAAAATGCTATTGAAGCAATGGAAGACGGTGGTACTCTTTCAATCATGACTTCAGAAAAAACAATATGA
- a CDS encoding ATP-binding protein, translating to MIEIYVIDTGCGMTDEAITRLGEPYFSLKEIKGTGLGMMVVYQIVEAMSGVVSVQSRLKNGTTVTLSFPFTEKAMFIN from the coding sequence ATGATTGAAATTTATGTTATAGATACTGGTTGCGGAATGACAGACGAGGCTATAACTAGATTAGGTGAACCTTACTTTTCTCTAAAAGAGATAAAAGGTACAGGATTAGGTATGATGGTAGTTTATCAAATAGTTGAAGCAATGAGCGGAGTTGTCTCTGTTCAAAGCCGATTGAAAAATGGTACTACTGTTACCTTATCTTTTCCGTTTACAGAAAAAGCTATGTTTATTAATTAA
- a CDS encoding D-alanine--D-alanine ligase → MRIGIIMGGVSSEKQVSIMTGEEFIEHLDKNKYVIVPIYLENTEGLVEKVKDIDIALLALHGKFGEDGTIQGALETMGIPFTGSSLLSSSLCMDKNISKKIIRFEGVQTPDWIHLTNMEDFKLEELEKIGFPLVVKPNSGGSSVGVKIVYDKETLKPAIEEVFKWDSEVIIEKLITGEEITCSILNGKLLPVISIRHQGEFFDYTSKYDDVATIEEVVQFSPEIQSRVALAAMTCYKSLKCSVYARVDIMMKDGIPYVMEVNTLPGMTKNSLFPKSAQGAGIPYHKLLDLIIEHSLNMRGKY, encoded by the coding sequence ATGAGAATTGGCATAATTATGGGAGGAGTTTCTTCCGAAAAGCAAGTATCGATTATGACAGGTGAAGAATTTATCGAGCATTTAGATAAAAATAAATATGTAATTGTACCAATCTACTTAGAGAACACGGAAGGCCTAGTGGAAAAGGTAAAGGATATTGACATCGCACTACTGGCCTTGCATGGAAAATTCGGTGAGGACGGCACGATTCAAGGTGCATTAGAAACAATGGGCATTCCGTTTACAGGGAGCAGCCTCCTGTCTAGCAGCTTATGCATGGATAAAAATATCTCAAAAAAAATCATCCGCTTTGAAGGTGTACAAACGCCAGATTGGATTCACCTTACAAATATGGAGGATTTTAAACTAGAAGAACTAGAGAAGATTGGTTTCCCGCTAGTTGTGAAACCTAATTCAGGTGGTTCGAGTGTAGGGGTAAAGATTGTTTATGACAAAGAAACGCTAAAGCCTGCTATTGAGGAAGTGTTCAAATGGGATTCCGAAGTAATCATCGAAAAGCTAATTACGGGAGAGGAAATTACTTGCTCCATTTTAAATGGGAAGCTTTTACCGGTGATTTCGATTCGTCATCAGGGTGAGTTTTTTGATTATACGTCCAAATATGATGATGTGGCTACCATTGAAGAGGTAGTCCAGTTCTCTCCCGAAATACAGAGCCGTGTTGCTTTAGCAGCAATGACTTGCTATAAATCATTGAAATGTAGTGTTTATGCCCGAGTCGACATAATGATGAAAGATGGTATACCCTATGTGATGGAGGTAAATACATTACCTGGGATGACGAAAAATAGTTTGTTTCCAAAAAGTGCACAGGGAGCGGGTATTCCTTATCATAAGCTACTTGACTTAATCATTGAACATTCACTTAATATGAGAGGAAAATATTAA
- the pdxR gene encoding MocR-like pyridoxine biosynthesis transcription factor PdxR produces MFNDFEIKEGRPVYIQLKEYLKRMITNGYLLENQKLPSTRELSSLLSISRNTVLTAYADLEQEGLIYAVKGKGNFVSWVETFKSLSIQLSWPNKVNEQTLLVDELDLKKHGVRWNKEFISFNSIAPDEKLFDVENFKRAFLNRMSMEGDIVLNYGYAKGYQPLIEYLLHYMEIKGVDTRNKDILITNGFTEGLDLVLSSLTKKSGRVLCENPTNDSALKLFRLHGFEIDGIQMDNDGVNIRQLETLLSKKEYDFAYLIPSYHNPTGIVTSSQKRKEIMDLFSAYQLPIIENGFNEELRYSGSHLASLASFAGQGNNVIYISSFSKILFPGLRVGWILADKELINYLESMKRARTIHTSTLDQAVLYQYLNDGYFEKYLKKAKSVYKRKHELAVHCCKQFIPFKRLTGDGGLHLFIELEDHIDARKLLEKCYQRGVVFVPGNIFHTDNSGHHTLRLGFSRLTEREIMQGIKIIGDTLKNDYYGG; encoded by the coding sequence GTGTTTAACGATTTTGAGATTAAGGAAGGCCGACCTGTATATATTCAACTTAAGGAATATTTAAAAAGAATGATAACGAATGGGTATTTACTTGAGAACCAAAAGCTTCCATCCACTCGTGAACTTAGCTCTTTATTATCAATTAGCCGAAACACTGTTCTAACTGCTTATGCGGATTTGGAACAAGAAGGACTGATCTATGCTGTAAAGGGGAAGGGAAACTTTGTAAGTTGGGTTGAGACATTCAAATCGCTATCCATCCAGTTAAGTTGGCCTAATAAAGTCAATGAACAAACCTTGTTGGTAGATGAGTTGGACCTTAAAAAGCATGGTGTTCGCTGGAATAAGGAATTTATTTCATTTAATAGCATCGCACCAGATGAAAAGCTTTTTGATGTAGAAAATTTTAAAAGGGCTTTTTTAAATCGGATGTCTATGGAAGGAGACATCGTTCTCAACTATGGGTATGCAAAGGGCTATCAACCACTTATCGAATATCTGCTTCACTACATGGAAATTAAAGGGGTAGACACTAGAAATAAAGATATTTTAATTACTAATGGATTCACGGAAGGTCTGGATCTCGTTTTATCCTCTTTAACTAAAAAGAGCGGGCGTGTTCTTTGTGAAAATCCAACCAATGATTCTGCACTTAAGCTCTTTCGATTACATGGTTTCGAAATCGATGGAATTCAAATGGATAATGACGGTGTCAATATACGTCAGTTAGAAACATTACTATCAAAAAAAGAATATGATTTTGCATACTTAATTCCGTCTTATCATAATCCAACGGGTATCGTAACGTCCTCACAAAAAAGGAAAGAAATTATGGATTTGTTTTCCGCATATCAGCTACCGATCATTGAAAATGGATTTAATGAAGAATTACGTTATTCAGGGTCACATCTTGCATCATTGGCATCCTTCGCCGGACAGGGAAATAATGTTATTTATATTAGCAGCTTCTCTAAAATTCTTTTTCCTGGTTTACGTGTCGGCTGGATTTTGGCAGATAAAGAGTTAATTAATTACCTAGAAAGCATGAAAAGAGCGCGAACAATTCATACGTCTACATTAGATCAAGCGGTGTTATATCAATATTTGAATGATGGATACTTTGAGAAGTATTTAAAAAAAGCTAAATCCGTTTATAAGAGAAAGCATGAATTAGCGGTTCATTGTTGTAAGCAATTTATTCCATTCAAACGATTAACTGGTGACGGTGGACTGCATCTTTTTATAGAACTAGAAGACCACATCGATGCACGAAAGCTTTTAGAAAAATGTTATCAAAGGGGCGTTGTTTTTGTGCCAGGTAATATTTTCCACACAGACAACAGTGGACATCATACTTTACGCTTAGGATTTTCTAGACTGACAGAAAGAGAGATTATGCAAGGCATTAAAATCATAGGGGATACTTTAAAAAATGATTATTATGGGGGTTAG
- the wrbA gene encoding NAD(P)H:quinone oxidoreductase, with amino-acid sequence MGILSKLFGNSTVKESEIMSNVKLAVIYYSSTGTNYELAQWAEQGAKENGAEVKVLKVPETAPQAAIDSNPAWKAHVEATKDVPEVKLEDLEWADAIIFSIPTRFGNMPSQLKQFLDSTGGLWFNGKLVNKVVSAMTSAQNPHGGQEATLLSLYTTMHHWGALVASPGYTDPVTFSAGGNPYGTSVTVGQDGKMIEDVQAAVKHQAKRTVTVAEWVKKGNK; translated from the coding sequence ATGGGTATTTTAAGTAAATTATTTGGAAATTCTACGGTAAAGGAGTCGGAAATTATGTCAAATGTAAAATTAGCAGTTATTTATTACAGTTCAACAGGTACAAATTACGAGTTAGCTCAATGGGCAGAACAAGGTGCAAAAGAAAATGGTGCTGAAGTAAAAGTATTAAAAGTCCCTGAAACAGCTCCACAGGCAGCAATTGATTCTAATCCAGCATGGAAAGCACACGTAGAAGCAACAAAAGATGTACCAGAAGTAAAACTAGAAGATCTAGAATGGGCAGATGCAATTATTTTCAGCATACCTACTCGATTTGGAAATATGCCATCACAATTGAAGCAATTCTTAGATTCAACTGGCGGCCTTTGGTTTAATGGAAAACTTGTTAATAAGGTCGTTAGTGCAATGACCTCAGCACAAAATCCACATGGTGGTCAAGAAGCGACGCTTTTATCACTATATACAACAATGCATCATTGGGGTGCACTTGTTGCTTCGCCAGGTTATACAGATCCAGTTACATTTAGTGCTGGTGGTAACCCGTACGGAACTAGTGTAACAGTTGGTCAAGATGGTAAAATGATTGAAGACGTTCAAGCTGCAGTTAAACATCAAGCAAAGCGTACTGTTACAGTAGCTGAATGGGTGAAAAAAGGAAATAAATAA